The Duganella sp. BuS-21 sequence GGTGGGCGAATAGCCGGCTGCCGATTCCCAGATGCGCACGGCCTGGCGTTCTTCCGTTTCATAGGCGGTGATTTCGGTGTCGAGCAACTGGCGCAGCTTGTCCGGCGCGATGCCGTCGACGATCAGGCGCAAGCCCTTGGTATTGAACTTGTCCTTGGAGGCGAGCATGTAGCGCTCCAGCGACAGCAGGCCGTCGCGGCGCGCCGCCAGGTTCCAGGCGTTGATGTCGCGCGCCAGCGCGGCGCGGCTGTCCGGCGGCGGCGCGAACACCAGGCGCAGCATGCGCAGGCCGCGCAGAAACGTCTTCATGCGCGTTTGCAGCAGCACCGCGCCCAGCGTGCCGATCACCACGATGGCGAAGGCGGCCGGCTGCAGCAGCGAGCTGAGCTTGCCGCCTTCGAGGCTCTGGCCGATGACGATGCCGGCCAGCGCCACCAGCACGCCGGCTACGCTGGCCCAGTCCAAGACCGCTCCCGCAGTGAGGCGCGCAGGCGCGCCACGGCTTGCGTATGCAATTGCGATACGCGTGATTCCGATACGCCCATCACGGCGCCGATTTCTTTCAAGTTGAGCTCCTCTTCATAGTACAGGCCCATCAACATTTTCTCGCGTTCCGGCAGCAGGTCGATGGCGTCGATCACGGCCTGGCGGAAGTCGCCGTCCAGCAGCGCGCGCAGCGGGTCGGCGGCGTCGTCGGCCGCGTAGCGGTCCAGGAAGCTGTCGCTGCCTTCGTCGTCGTGAAAATCTTCGTAGTAGACCAGCTGGTGGCCGCCGCCGTCGCCCAGCAATTCCTGGTAGTCGACCAGTGACAGCTTGAGCGACTTGGCCACTTCCGATTCGCTCGGCGGCCGGCCCAGGCGCTGCTGCAAGGTGGACATGGCCGCCTCGACCTTGCGCATGTTCTGCCGCAGCGAGCGCGGCAGCCAGTCGCTGTTGCGCAACTCGTCCAGCATGGCGCCACGGATGCGCAGCACCGCGTAGGTTTCAAATTGCGCGCCATGCGTTTCTTCGTAACGGCTGATGGCATCGAGCAGGCCGATCATCCCGGCTTGCACCAGATCGTCGACTTCGACGCTGGGCGGCAGCTTCGCCTTCATGTGGTGGGCCAAGCGCTTGACCAACGGCATATGCTCCGTCAGTAAGGTATCCTTGTCCGCTTTCCCTTTTACCGTATACATTCGAATAATTTTTGTCTTATTGTTTCTTAGTTACGTACTCAGTTACGTACCTAGTTACGCACTGAGCTGGTTATTCCCTCCCAGCGCGAAGCGTCCCGCCAACTGACGAAACGCCACTGAAGCACCGGCCAGCGGAAACGCATCGACCACCGCGCGCCCCAAGCGCGCAGCACGTTGCAGGTATTCATCCGCCGGCACCGACCCCATGCAAACGAGGTTGACGGCCAGGTAACGGCTGGCTGCCTGTGCCATATTATCGTATACCACCTTTGCTTCCGATTCGGAAGCCCCGGTGACCAGAATTCCGAACGGGCGGCGCCCCAGTTCCTGGTTCAGGCGCTTGATCATGCTGTAGGCAGCCTTGATCGAGGCGGCGCTGTTGG is a genomic window containing:
- a CDS encoding flagellar motor protein gives rise to the protein MDWASVAGVLVALAGIVIGQSLEGGKLSSLLQPAAFAIVVIGTLGAVLLQTRMKTFLRGLRMLRLVFAPPPDSRAALARDINAWNLAARRDGLLSLERYMLASKDKFNTKGLRLIVDGIAPDKLRQLLDTEITAYETEERQAVRIWESAAGYSPTIGILGAVLGLIHVMENLTDPSKLGAGIAVAFVSTIYGVGLANLFFYPIANKLKAIVTQAVHQQEIAAAVFYDIATGDHTRVIDERVATLMREH
- a CDS encoding RNA polymerase sigma factor FliA → MYTVKGKADKDTLLTEHMPLVKRLAHHMKAKLPPSVEVDDLVQAGMIGLLDAISRYEETHGAQFETYAVLRIRGAMLDELRNSDWLPRSLRQNMRKVEAAMSTLQQRLGRPPSESEVAKSLKLSLVDYQELLGDGGGHQLVYYEDFHDDEGSDSFLDRYAADDAADPLRALLDGDFRQAVIDAIDLLPEREKMLMGLYYEEELNLKEIGAVMGVSESRVSQLHTQAVARLRASLRERSWTGPA